In Malus sylvestris chromosome 2, drMalSylv7.2, whole genome shotgun sequence, the genomic stretch TAATTTTGCCCTTTTTGCATCAGGGAGCGAAGCAGTTGTACACAAGCCATCTACGCCCGTTCTTTCTGAAGCATCAAGCTAGAATTGATCGAGTTTTGGGGCTCACATATGGCGAAGTGGTATTCCCTCTGTCTTTATACAGTATAGATAAATATGAGTTTATTGAATGTTACTTTGGTAAGAACTAAGCAGGACCCCTGAAATTGTTGGTATGGATCCAAATGAACTGCTATGGAAGTGCTCCTTGTTGTTTACACTTTGTGGCTAAAATACTAAAATGTACACTCATTGAGGTATATTGGTTTCTATATTGCAGCATAAACTCCTTAGTGCACACCAAGCCGAGATCGAGTATGCTAGGGTTATGATCATGAAGATTTTGGGTTCAGGTGAGAATGATTAATCCCGACCTCACACGCCTGAAGTTTAGCTATAGTTTCTCTCCTACATAGTGATTGTATATACTAGAATGATACATCATTAGGTTACAAAGGCTAGTAACTGGTCCCTGTTTTTTAAACTCGCCAGTTCATTTTCGTTGATTACAGTTTGTTGCCCTCCCGTGTTTTTAACAGACCAGCCGCCTAATTCAGATGTACCCCGGCAGAATGCGATTGAAGGCCAGATCAGACCGCCTAATCCAGACCTACCAGGGCAGAATGTGATTGAAGACCAGACTAGACCAGCACCAGTTTCGGAGTCTGATCACGAGGATTAGTGTTAGTATTAAAAAGAGAATTATTATTGCTTTTCGGATGTATAGTTTTGAAATTCTTTCCGGCGCCATATAGAGATAAAACTACTTCCCTCGAATTAGGTTGtctaaaatcttttgtttgtcCATTGATTAGTAAAATCTCCGAAGTAGCGGAACATATttctaaagaaaaacaattttGGTGTAAATTACTCTTCTAGCATGTTATCTGTCGATTAGGCAAATATCA encodes the following:
- the LOC126613914 gene encoding HVA22-like protein k, which translates into the protein MALLGSNITSEVGLRLLLCPLGSNIVLRTACCSVGIGIPVYCTCKAIERKDRIAQEKWLLYWAAYGSFSLVEIFSDKLISWCPMYYHMKFAFLVWLQLPTVDGAKQLYTSHLRPFFLKHQARIDRVLGLTYGEVHKLLSAHQAEIEYARVMIMKILGSDQPPNSDVPRQNAIEGQIRPPNPDLPGQNVIEDQTRPAPVSESDHED